The Alosa alosa isolate M-15738 ecotype Scorff River chromosome 9, AALO_Geno_1.1, whole genome shotgun sequence genome includes a region encoding these proteins:
- the LOC125300375 gene encoding elongation of very long chain fatty acids protein 4-like, with the protein MASEWEKLESFHRWTLENGDKRTDPWLLVYSPMPVICIFLFYLGVIWIGPRLMKNREPVDLKVVLIVYNFAMVLLSVYMFHEFLMSSWLANYSYLCQPVDYSTNPLAMRMASVCWWFFFSKVIELSDTIFFILRKKNNQLTFLHVYHHGTMIFNWWAGVKYLAGGQSFFIGLLNTFVHIVMYSYYGLAALGPHMQKYLWWKRYLTSLQLLQFVLLTIHTTYNLYADCDFPDAMNIVVCTYLLSLIVLFSNFYYQSYVTRKSKKS; encoded by the exons ATGGCTTCAGAATGGGAGAAACTTGAATCGTTTCATCGGTGGACTTTGGAGAATGGAG ATAAAAGGACAGATCCGTGGCTGCTGGTGTATTCTCCTATGCCAGTCATCTGCATATTTCTGTTTTATCTCGGTGTGATATGGATTGGACCCAGGCTGATGAAGAACAGAGAGCCTGTTGATCTCAAAGTTGTCCTCATTGTCTACAATTTTGCAatggtgcttctgtctgtttatATGTTTCACGAG tttctgatgtcatcctggTTAGCTAACTATAGCTACCTCTGTCAACCAGTAGACTACAGCACCAATCCTCTGGCCATGCGG ATGGCCAGTGTGTGCTGGTGGTTCTTCTTCTCCAAAGTCATCGAGCTTAGTGACACT ATCTTTTTCATCTTGAGGAAAAAGAACAACCAGCTAACCTTCCTGCATGTATATCACCATGGCACGATGATCTTCAACTGGTGGGCTGGGGTAAAGTATCTTGCTGGTGGGCAAT CTTTCTTCATAGGTCTTCTGAACACCTTTGTGCACATTGTGATGTACTCCTACTATGGCCTGGCTGCGCTGGGACCTCATATGCAGAAGTACCTGTGGTGGAAGCGATATCTTACATCACTACAGCTG CTGCAGTTTGTCCTGTTGACCATCCACACCACCTACAACCTGTATGCGGACTGTGATTTCCCCGACGCCATGAATATAGTCGTGTGCACGTACCTGCTGAGTCTCATCGTGCTCTTCAGTAACTTCTACTACCAGAGCTACGTCACTCGGAAGAGTAAGAAGTCATAG